The following coding sequences are from one Eucalyptus grandis isolate ANBG69807.140 chromosome 11, ASM1654582v1, whole genome shotgun sequence window:
- the LOC104427264 gene encoding LOB domain-containing protein 2, with product MHRPINNGIGGTHAACASCKHQRKKCDEKCVLSPYFPAEKSVEFQAVHGVYGVSNVTKMVLAVREQDRQWVADSLIWEARHRQQDPVHGAFGEYQRIQNELQYYKSLLQKQAIQSQRLQGEISKRSHSMARSFGRWNNKCTNAMAFDPGTSMNTVASFAGGIAHGTAMNSTYARDSGSCTIDSIPYQGQSSEDLKQEREIASGLPLQQEVINEFNQHYFLSGNLCRPSFLFNSIPRSR from the coding sequence ATGCATAGGCCGATCAACAATGGCATAGGCGGCACGCACGCGGCCTGCGCCTCGTGCAAGCACCAAAGGAAGAAGTGTGACGAAAAGTGCGTGCTGTCTCCTTACTTCCCCGCGGAGAAATCCGTGGAATTCCAAGCCGTGCACGGGGTGTACGGCGTCAGCAACGTGACCAAGATGGTGCTTGCCGTGCGCGAGCAGGACCGGCAGTGGGTCGCCGACTCGCTCATCTGGGAGGCCAGGCACCGGCAGCAGGACCCGGTCCACGGCGCGTTCGGGGAGTACCAAAGGATACAAAACGAGCTCCAATACTACAAGAGCTTGCTCCAGAAGCAAGCGATCCAATCGCAACGCTTGCAAGGGGAGATCAGCAAGAGAAGCCACAGCATGGCGCGAAGCTTTGGCAGGTGGAACAACAAGTGCACGAACGCGATGGCGTTCGACCCTGGGACGAGCATGAATACCGTGGCGAGTTTCGCGGGAGGGATTGCTCATGGCACCGCTATGAATAGTACCTACGCGCGCGACAGCGGCAGCTGCACAATCGATTCGATTCCATATCAGGGGCAGAGTTCAGAAGAtttgaaacaagaaagagagattgcTTCTGGCCTCCCACTCCAACAAGAAGTTATTAATGAGTTTAATCAACACTACTTTCTCTCAGGTAATTTATGCCGTCCGAGTTTTCTATTCAATTCGATTCCCCGATCGCGATAG